In a genomic window of Bradyrhizobium sp. LLZ17:
- the glyA gene encoding serine hydroxymethyltransferase yields the protein MTFAKTASAPDSFFTAPLDQADPEIAAAIKGELGRQRHEVELIASENIVSRAVLDAQGSVMTNKYAEGYPGARYYGGCEWVDVAENVAIDRAKKLFGAGFANVQANSGSQMNQAVFLALLQPGDTFMGLDLAAGGHLTHGSPVNMSGKWFKAAHYTVRREDQIIDMDAVARQAEQVKPKLIIAGGSAYSRTWDFKRFREIADSVGAYLLVDMAHFAGLVAGGVHASPVPHAHVTTTTTHKSLRGPRGGLMLWNDETLTKKLNSAIFPGLQGGPLMHVIAAKAVAFGEALRPDFKVYAKNVVENAKALAETLKSHGFDIVSGGTDNHLMLVDLRPKGLKGNASEKALVRAAITCNKNGIPFDPESPFVTSGIRLGTPAATTRGFGVAEFQQVGGMIAEVLNAIAQSSDGKAPLVEAAIKERVKALTDRFPIYQ from the coding sequence ATGACCTTCGCCAAAACCGCCTCCGCACCCGATTCGTTTTTTACCGCCCCGCTCGACCAGGCCGACCCGGAAATCGCCGCCGCCATCAAGGGCGAGCTCGGCCGGCAGCGCCATGAAGTCGAGCTGATCGCCTCCGAGAACATCGTCAGCCGTGCCGTGCTGGATGCGCAGGGTTCGGTGATGACGAACAAATATGCCGAGGGTTATCCGGGCGCGCGCTACTACGGCGGTTGTGAGTGGGTCGATGTCGCCGAGAACGTCGCGATCGACCGCGCCAAGAAGCTGTTTGGCGCTGGCTTTGCCAACGTCCAAGCCAATTCCGGCAGCCAGATGAATCAGGCGGTGTTTCTGGCGCTGCTCCAGCCCGGCGACACCTTCATGGGCCTCGACCTTGCGGCTGGCGGCCATCTCACCCATGGCTCGCCCGTCAACATGAGCGGCAAATGGTTCAAGGCTGCGCACTACACCGTGCGCCGCGAGGACCAGATCATCGACATGGACGCGGTGGCCAGGCAGGCCGAGCAGGTCAAGCCGAAGCTGATCATCGCAGGCGGCTCGGCCTATTCGCGCACTTGGGATTTCAAGCGTTTTCGCGAGATCGCGGACTCCGTCGGCGCGTACCTGCTGGTCGACATGGCGCACTTCGCAGGGCTTGTCGCGGGCGGCGTGCATGCTTCGCCTGTCCCGCACGCCCACGTCACCACCACGACCACGCACAAGTCGCTGCGCGGTCCGCGCGGCGGCCTGATGCTTTGGAATGACGAGACGCTGACCAAGAAGCTCAACTCGGCGATCTTCCCCGGCCTCCAGGGCGGGCCCTTGATGCATGTGATCGCGGCCAAGGCGGTGGCGTTCGGCGAAGCGCTGCGGCCGGATTTCAAGGTCTATGCGAAGAACGTCGTCGAGAACGCCAAGGCGCTGGCCGAGACGCTGAAGAGCCACGGCTTCGATATTGTCTCGGGCGGCACCGACAATCATCTGATGCTGGTCGACCTCCGGCCGAAAGGCCTGAAGGGCAATGCCTCGGAGAAGGCGCTGGTTCGCGCCGCCATCACCTGCAACAAGAACGGCATTCCGTTCGACCCCGAATCGCCGTTCGTCACCTCCGGAATTCGGCTCGGCACGCCGGCTGCGACCACCCGCGGCTTCGGTGTCGCTGAATTCCAGCAGGTCGGCGGCATGATCGCCGAGGTCCTGAACGCGATCGCGCAATCCTCCGACGGCAAGGCGCCGCTGGTAGAGGCCGCGATCAAGGAGCGGGTCAAGGCGCTCACCGATCGCTTCCCGATCTATCAGTAA
- the nusB gene encoding transcription antitermination factor NusB produces the protein MADNSKKPPAGTEKKANRRGAARLAAVQALYQMDVGGAGINDIFAEFESHWLGNEVEGDTYLPAEAAFFRDVVSGVVRDQKKLDPLIDEALSRGWPLKRIEAILRAVLRAGAYELEHRKDVPGRVVVSEYVDVANAFVDREETGMVNAVLDQIGRQFRGDEFGRG, from the coding sequence ATGGCCGACAACAGCAAAAAGCCGCCGGCTGGCACGGAGAAGAAGGCGAACCGACGCGGTGCGGCGCGGCTCGCAGCCGTGCAGGCGCTGTACCAGATGGATGTCGGCGGCGCCGGAATCAACGACATTTTTGCGGAGTTCGAGAGTCACTGGCTGGGCAACGAGGTCGAGGGCGACACTTATCTCCCCGCGGAAGCAGCATTCTTCCGCGACGTCGTCTCCGGCGTCGTGCGCGACCAGAAGAAGCTCGATCCGCTGATTGACGAGGCGCTTTCAAGGGGCTGGCCCTTGAAGCGGATCGAGGCGATTCTGCGCGCGGTGCTGCGGGCAGGGGCCTACGAATTGGAACACCGCAAGGACGTGCCGGGCCGCGTCGTCGTGTCCGAATATGTCGACGTCGCCAACGCCTTCGTCGACCGCGAGGAGACCGGTATGGTGAACGCGGTGCTCGACCAGATCGGCCGCCAGTTTCGCGGTGACGAGTTCGGGCGGGGGTAG
- a CDS encoding riboflavin synthase → MFTGIVTDIGEIVSLTAVAQGQLHRLRIACRYDRATIADGASIACNGVCLTVVASGVDGAKTWFDVDAAAETLALTTAKHWKVGSKLNLERALKIGDELGGHIVAGHADGIATIVSREDLPDMARFELSTTRELARFIATKGSITLDGVSLTVNTVKDVTFSVLIIPHTLTVTTIGGWKAGAEVNIEVDLMARYAARLTEMK, encoded by the coding sequence ATGTTCACCGGCATTGTCACCGATATCGGCGAGATCGTCAGCCTGACAGCTGTGGCGCAGGGGCAGTTGCACCGCCTTCGCATCGCCTGCCGCTACGATCGTGCGACCATCGCCGACGGCGCATCGATTGCCTGCAACGGCGTCTGTCTGACAGTGGTCGCCTCCGGTGTTGACGGCGCCAAAACCTGGTTCGACGTCGATGCTGCGGCCGAGACGCTGGCACTGACGACGGCGAAGCACTGGAAGGTCGGCTCAAAGCTCAATCTGGAGCGCGCTCTGAAGATCGGTGACGAGCTCGGCGGCCATATCGTGGCCGGCCATGCCGACGGGATCGCGACCATCGTCAGCCGCGAGGACTTGCCCGACATGGCGCGGTTCGAGCTTAGCACCACGCGCGAGCTGGCGCGTTTCATCGCCACCAAGGGCTCGATCACGCTCGATGGGGTCTCGCTGACCGTCAATACGGTGAAGGATGTGACCTTCTCGGTGCTGATCATCCCGCACACGCTGACGGTCACGACGATCGGCGGCTGGAAGGCGGGCGCCGAGGTCAACATCGAGGTCGATTTGATGGCCCGCTATGCGGCGCGGCTGACGGAAATGAAGTGA
- the ribD gene encoding bifunctional diaminohydroxyphosphoribosylaminopyrimidine deaminase/5-amino-6-(5-phosphoribosylamino)uracil reductase RibD: MIFRILEDQFAQKARETKDADRRFMQLALALGRRGQGRTWPNPAVGAVIVRDGVIVGRGWTQPGGRPHAEPEALRRAGEAARGSTLYVTLEPCSHFGKSPPCADAVIAAGIKRVVAAIEDPNPEVAGQGHARLRAAGIVVDVGLCADEAAFDHAGHFRRIRDKRPQVILKLAVSPDGKIGAAGGKPVAITGDAARNRVHLLRASIDAILVGIGTVLADDPLLTCRLPGMAARSPVRVVLDQSLRIPASSQLVRTARETPLWVLGSELAEAAAATRLGAAGAQIIRIPPASASGLDLPAVLHALAEKGITRLMVEGGSRVAASFVAAELADQIWLFRGAEGVGADGVDALDALPLSKITQSQGFRVHASETFDSDTLTIYERA; the protein is encoded by the coding sequence ATGATCTTCCGCATCCTGGAAGATCAATTTGCGCAGAAGGCCCGCGAGACCAAGGACGCCGATCGCCGTTTCATGCAGCTTGCACTGGCGCTCGGCCGGCGCGGGCAGGGCCGGACCTGGCCTAATCCGGCCGTGGGCGCCGTCATCGTCAGGGACGGCGTGATCGTCGGCCGGGGTTGGACGCAGCCCGGCGGTCGGCCGCATGCCGAGCCTGAAGCGCTGAGGCGCGCGGGCGAGGCGGCGCGCGGCTCGACGCTCTACGTCACGCTGGAGCCGTGCTCGCATTTCGGCAAATCGCCGCCCTGCGCCGACGCGGTGATCGCGGCCGGCATCAAGCGGGTGGTGGCGGCGATCGAGGATCCCAATCCGGAGGTGGCGGGTCAGGGCCATGCCCGCTTGCGCGCAGCCGGTATCGTGGTGGATGTCGGGCTATGCGCCGACGAGGCGGCATTCGACCATGCCGGCCATTTCCGCCGCATCCGCGACAAGCGCCCGCAGGTGATCCTCAAGCTCGCGGTCTCGCCCGACGGCAAGATCGGCGCGGCCGGCGGCAAGCCGGTTGCAATCACCGGCGACGCCGCGCGCAACCGCGTGCATCTGTTACGCGCCTCGATCGACGCCATTTTGGTCGGCATCGGCACGGTGCTGGCGGACGACCCACTTCTCACCTGCCGCCTGCCGGGCATGGCCGCGCGTTCGCCGGTGCGCGTGGTGCTCGACCAGAGCCTGCGCATTCCCGCGTCGAGCCAACTCGTGCGCACCGCGCGCGAGACGCCGCTCTGGGTGCTCGGCTCGGAGCTTGCGGAAGCCGCCGCAGCGACACGGCTTGGCGCTGCGGGTGCGCAGATCATCCGCATACCGCCCGCAAGCGCCTCCGGGCTTGATCTTCCGGCTGTGCTGCATGCGCTGGCCGAGAAGGGCATCACGCGGCTGATGGTCGAGGGCGGCAGCCGTGTTGCCGCATCCTTCGTCGCCGCCGAGCTTGCCGATCAGATATGGCTGTTCCGCGGGGCGGAAGGGGTCGGCGCCGATGGGGTTGATGCGCTCGATGCATTGCCCCTGTCGAAAATCACGCAGTCGCAGGGATTCCGCGTTCATGCTAGCGAGACATTCGACAGCGATACTCTCACCATCTACGAGCGCGCATAA
- the thiL gene encoding thiamine-phosphate kinase, protein MASPQNPSGEDSLIARYFKPLATDPGALGLVDDAAILQSLGEDIVVTTDAVVEGVHYLAGDPPDTIARKALRVNLSDLAAKGAIPAGFVLTLALRSKEDAWLRPFAEALGEDAKTFACPLLGGDTVSTPGPQMISITAFGRVPRGRMVGRSGARPGDRILVTGTIGDAALGLDVLTGGALAGALASDPAARDALVSRYRVPQPRNGLARAVRDDATAAMDISDGFAGDLTKLCAASGVSATVDVASVPLSAIAAGLVARNAVRLETLLAGGDDYEVLCTVPAAQSFALITAGRAVGIGVTAVGTIIEGNGRPHFLDCMGRELALKRLSYSHF, encoded by the coding sequence ATGGCAAGCCCACAGAATCCCTCCGGCGAAGACTCCCTCATCGCGCGCTATTTCAAGCCGCTGGCGACCGATCCCGGCGCGTTGGGGCTGGTCGACGACGCCGCGATCCTGCAATCGCTCGGTGAGGACATCGTCGTCACCACCGACGCCGTGGTCGAAGGCGTGCACTATCTTGCCGGTGATCCTCCCGATACCATCGCGCGTAAGGCGCTGCGGGTGAACCTGTCCGACCTCGCCGCCAAGGGTGCGATACCGGCCGGTTTCGTGCTGACGCTGGCGCTGCGCAGCAAGGAGGATGCCTGGCTCAGGCCATTCGCGGAGGCGCTGGGCGAGGACGCCAAGACTTTCGCCTGCCCGCTACTCGGTGGCGACACGGTATCGACGCCGGGGCCGCAGATGATCTCGATCACCGCCTTTGGCCGCGTGCCGCGGGGGCGGATGGTCGGCCGTAGCGGCGCCAGACCGGGCGACCGTATCCTGGTGACGGGCACAATTGGCGACGCCGCGCTCGGTCTCGACGTGCTCACGGGCGGTGCGCTGGCCGGGGCGCTTGCGTCCGATCCCGCTGCAAGGGATGCACTGGTCTCGCGCTATCGCGTGCCGCAGCCGCGCAATGGGCTGGCGCGGGCCGTGCGCGACGATGCGACGGCCGCAATGGACATCTCCGACGGGTTCGCCGGCGATCTAACAAAACTCTGTGCGGCGTCGGGCGTCTCGGCCACGGTCGATGTGGCGAGCGTGCCGCTCTCAGCCATTGCGGCAGGTCTGGTCGCGCGCAACGCCGTTCGCCTCGAGACGCTGCTTGCCGGGGGCGACGACTACGAGGTGCTGTGCACCGTGCCGGCCGCCCAAAGCTTTGCGCTGATTACCGCCGGGCGGGCTGTAGGGATTGGCGTCACGGCGGTCGGCACGATCATCGAGGGCAATGGACGGCCGCACTTCCTGGA
- the ribH gene encoding 6,7-dimethyl-8-ribityllumazine synthase translates to MADARRAPLKDQTDISGARALIVEARFYDDLQDAMLEGAVAELKAAGLTHDVITVPGALEIPAAIAIAVDAAAGSGKPYDAAIALGCVIRGDTIHFEIVSQESSRALMDIAVARKLPLGNGILTVNTEAQAWARARASELNKGGDAARAAIAMLRIKRRLARA, encoded by the coding sequence ATGGCAGACGCGCGGCGCGCACCCCTGAAGGACCAGACCGACATTTCCGGCGCGCGCGCGCTGATTGTCGAGGCGCGGTTCTATGACGATCTCCAGGACGCGATGCTCGAAGGCGCCGTGGCTGAGCTGAAGGCGGCCGGCCTGACCCACGACGTCATCACAGTTCCCGGCGCGCTGGAAATTCCCGCGGCGATCGCCATCGCGGTCGACGCCGCGGCGGGCAGCGGCAAGCCCTATGATGCGGCGATCGCGCTCGGCTGCGTGATCCGCGGCGACACCATCCATTTCGAGATCGTCTCGCAGGAATCCTCGCGCGCGCTGATGGATATTGCGGTGGCGCGAAAGCTGCCGCTCGGCAACGGCATCCTGACCGTCAACACCGAGGCGCAGGCCTGGGCGCGGGCGCGCGCCAGCGAGCTCAACAAAGGCGGCGACGCCGCGCGCGCCGCAATTGCGATGCTGCGCATCAAGCGCCGGCTGGCGCGAGCTTGA
- the nrdR gene encoding transcriptional regulator NrdR: MRCPNCNSLDTQVKDSRPTEDSSVIRRRRVCVACNFRFTTFERVQLRELTVIKRNGRRVPFDRDKLMRSVSISLRKRPVEPERVEKMVSTIVRELETGGEAEISSEVIGETVMEHLRTLDDVAYVRFASVYRNFREAKDFADVLGELSGEEEARLATVRK, translated from the coding sequence ATGCGCTGCCCGAACTGCAACAGTCTCGATACGCAGGTAAAGGACTCGCGTCCGACCGAGGACTCGTCCGTGATCCGCAGGCGGCGCGTGTGCGTCGCCTGCAATTTCCGCTTCACCACCTTCGAGCGCGTGCAGCTGCGCGAGCTCACCGTGATCAAGCGCAACGGCCGTCGCGTGCCGTTCGACCGCGACAAGCTGATGCGCTCGGTGTCGATCTCGCTGCGCAAGCGCCCGGTCGAACCGGAGCGCGTGGAGAAGATGGTCTCCACTATCGTGCGCGAGCTCGAGACCGGCGGCGAGGCCGAGATCTCCTCGGAGGTGATCGGCGAGACCGTGATGGAACATCTGCGCACGCTCGACGACGTCGCCTATGTTCGCTTTGCTTCAGTCTATCGCAATTTCCGCGAGGCCAAGGATTTCGCCGACGTGCTCGGCGAGCTCTCCGGCGAGGAGGAAGCGCGGCTTGCAACGGTACGCAAATGA
- the ldtR gene encoding transcriptional regulator LdtR has protein sequence MMKAVATAADTAERVSGQQGSVQTLYLEALTLVERLHRRLLDVIKDEFDRRGRADINSVQALLLYNIGDKELTAGELRTRGYYLGSNVSYNLKKLVELGFLDHQRSRVDRRSVRIRLTPQGQEVRRIVDSLYQKHVKTVEQVGGISGEEFSTLNKSLHRLERFWTDQILYRL, from the coding sequence ATGATGAAAGCCGTCGCAACTGCGGCAGATACCGCGGAACGCGTCTCCGGCCAGCAGGGCTCGGTGCAGACGCTCTATCTGGAAGCCTTGACTCTGGTGGAGCGGCTGCATCGCCGCCTGCTCGACGTCATCAAGGACGAGTTCGATCGTCGTGGCCGCGCCGACATCAATTCGGTGCAGGCGCTTCTGCTCTACAACATCGGCGACAAGGAGCTGACTGCGGGCGAACTGCGCACGCGCGGTTACTATCTCGGCTCCAACGTCTCCTACAATCTGAAGAAGCTCGTCGAGCTCGGCTTCCTCGATCATCAGCGCTCGCGCGTTGACCGCCGCTCGGTTCGCATTCGCCTGACCCCGCAGGGCCAGGAAGTCCGCCGAATTGTCGACTCGCTCTACCAGAAGCACGTCAAGACGGTGGAGCAGGTCGGCGGCATCTCGGGCGAGGAGTTCTCGACCCTGAACAAGTCGCTGCACCGCCTCGAGCGGTTCTGGACCGACCAGATCCTGTATCGGCTCTGA